The genomic window TCAAGGTTTCAGCATCCAGGAAGTTGCTTCAGGAAAAATTGTCGAAGGACAAAATTATATTCTACCAGCCAAAACATTAACTGCACCATTTGATGTGTATCAATACTATTATGATGGGATTGCTGGATCTAAATTTTATATTGAAGATGGCGGCATTGATCGTAATGTATCAATCAGAATATTAATGGAAGTACCGCCAACTATTCCGTGGATTGTAGACGGCAAGAAAGTTTGGTTCCTTGGGGTATTTGAAGTAGACGGTGTAATTGGTGCTGACTTTTGGTTCTTGAATGATAAAGCTGCAGTATTTGAAATGCCTCGAACCCCGCAATTTAATACTATGGTTTCAACACTAGGTTATACTCCCGGTACAACATGGCAATTTGCTTATTATAAAACTGGAGTTGGATTCACTAATATCGACATCTCAACAATTAATGAGCCAACAAAAGTCACTGCTAAGATACGGCATTTCTCTGAAATAGGTGCTGGTGATCAAACACTTGCAAATATTGGTGAAGAGGTCTTAAGTACTATTCCTAAGGATTTTGAACTCAAACAAAATTATCCAAATCCATTCAATCCGGGCACAAGCATTGAATATTCACTTTTAAAAGGCTCGAATGTATCGTTAAAAGTTTACAATCTGCTTGGCGTTGAGGTAGCTTCACTTGTGGATGGTTACAAATCCGCTGGCAGCTATCGAATTAATTTTGATGCGAGTGATTTATCAAGCGGAGTTTATCTATATAAACTAAAAGCAAATGGCAAAACACTTTCTAAAAAAATGTTGTTAACCAAATAAAGATAACTTGCAAATTGAACTGAGGATAGTGGACAGGTTGTTAAATTTTTTTAATCGATATTTAAATAAATATCATTGTAAATAAATTAAACTCGTCTCCTATCCTCAAGTTGTTTTACAGGAGAGAAAATGATAAGAAAATGGGTTAAGTTCTTCTTAGTAATCGTAGTTGCCATCTCAATTTCTCAGTGTATAGACATTCCTGATGAATTTGTGATGCCTGTTTGGGATGTAGAATTAAACGTCCCGATTGGTTCAAAAACTTATTCGTTGAGCGATATAATTAAAAATCAGAATCAGATTCAAATCGACTCTAGTACATCAGACCGTTTAATCAAATTCACAAGTGACAAAATTGAAAAAGACACAACTCTTGAATTTTTGTTCGACAATTCGTTCGACATGGTACAAGACAGCTCTTTTTTCTTAGCTGGACAAGCAATCCATTTAGAAATGATAATTAGAAAAGATTCGCTCCGAATCGATAGTGCAGAAATTCAAGATGGAATTGTTGAATATACGTTGACCAACAGATACAATCAGCCTGCTGTATTCAATTTGTCTTTTCCAGGGATAACAAGAAACGTTGGTGGAACGATTGATACATTTAAAATCAGCGGGAATGTTCCAGCGAACTCAACAGCAAGAACACCAGTGCCAATGGCTGGTTTTAAGTACAAACAACCAATTAATCAACCATTTGGTAGTTCGCGCCCTGGTGTTTGGGTAAGAGGGAGTGCAAGTTTAGCTGCAGCTGCATCCGGTGACAATATGGGATTAAGAATTGAGGTTAAAGACCTGAAATTCAAAAATTACGCTGGCAGGTTTGCTCCGATATCCTTAGGAAGTAAAACTGAAACAACAGAAAATGCGCTTGGTGCTGACTTAAAAGATTTAATAAAAGCAGTTTCATTTGATAGTGTATCCATTATGATTAATGCATTTACAACTTTTAAAGGATTTTCTGTCGCTCTTAAAAATGTTAGTGTGACTGGAACTTATAAAAATGGTTCCCCAAGTGTAAATTTATTGTTTAACGGGAAAACAATTTTTGATACTGTATTTAGCCCAGGTACCGTGAATAAATTTACTTTCAACAATCATAATACATCAATCAATGACTTTCTAAGTAAAACTCCAGATTCAATAAAGCTCTCAGCTGGATTGATTATTAATCCAAGCTATGTTAATGGAGCGATTGATTCACGGGATCGAGTTAATTTTTCAGTGGAGATTAATGCCTGGGCAAAATTGAGAATCAATAATGCATCCATCACCGATACCATTGAGATTGATCTTGATGAAGATGCAAGAAAAAATATTTTGAAAGCAAATTCTGGAGACTTGACAATCGAAATTTCGAATGGTCTGCCATTAAGTGTTCAATTGGCTGGTTTCTTTACAGATTCAACATACAAAAAACTATTTTATGCTACGCGTGAATTGGGTACTGGGGCGGCTAATGATACAGTTATTACATTACCCGGCGCATCAGTGGATGCAAATGGAAGGGTTACAGCTGCTACGAGCAAGACAATTAAAATGGTCTTATCTAAAGATGATTTAATAAAGTTTGAGAATGCTTATTTCTTAATTCAAAGATTCAATCTTTCTAGCAGTGGAACCCAATCAGTGCTGCTGCGTGCGGATGACAAAGTATCATTTAATGTATACGGAAAAGTAAACTATCGAATTAAAGAAAACGACTAAAAAAGAGAGACATAAAATGAAATTTACAAAAACACTTTTCTTAATTTTTTTATTCGCTGGAAGTTTGATGTCACAGACTTCCGGATCATATGGATTTAGTGATGCTAAAAGTCTTTCATTAGCAAATACATATACTGCTAGAGCATTGGGTGTAGATGCACTGGGAGTTAATCCGGCCAATTTAGCAATAAATGACTGGACGAGTTTCTCACTAAAAACAGTTCTACCGCTCCCAAATCTGGGAATGAATTTTTCCGCTCCAATCAGTATGGATAGAATCAATTACTTTTTCGGTGGAGTGGATGATGGTACAGGAAAAAAAGTTGGAAGATATCTTACAGATTCTGATAAAAATGAATTAGCCGAACTCCTGTCCGATGGAGAATTCATTACGAATTTTGCCATTACTCCGTTGGCATTCACAATTAATATCAATGAAAACGTTGGCGCTTTTGGATTTGCATTAACAGATAGATTCGGAACGAATGAACGATTATCCAAAGCATTTATTGATTTAGCATTTAAGGGACTCACTGCTAATAATGTTTATTCCTTCGCTGATATTGTTGTAAGATCCTCTTACTGGAGAGAATTTTCTCTTAGCTATGCACGACCAATATTTAAGATGGAAGACTTTATAATTAAAGAATTGTATGGCGGGATAAGTTTGAAAATGATTCAAGGTATGTATTACGTCGGAACATCTAAGAACAATTCACAATTTCAATTGGGTAATAAGAATAAAATCAT from Ignavibacteria bacterium includes these protein-coding regions:
- a CDS encoding T9SS type A sorting domain-containing protein codes for the protein QGFSIQEVASGKIVEGQNYILPAKTLTAPFDVYQYYYDGIAGSKFYIEDGGIDRNVSIRILMEVPPTIPWIVDGKKVWFLGVFEVDGVIGADFWFLNDKAAVFEMPRTPQFNTMVSTLGYTPGTTWQFAYYKTGVGFTNIDISTINEPTKVTAKIRHFSEIGAGDQTLANIGEEVLSTIPKDFELKQNYPNPFNPGTSIEYSLLKGSNVSLKVYNLLGVEVASLVDGYKSAGSYRINFDASDLSSGVYLYKLKANGKTLSKKMLLTK